The proteins below come from a single Thalassotalea ponticola genomic window:
- a CDS encoding TonB family protein, translating to MILKRTCLSLVILATIPFSTNANTGETLNAQFKSAYYSYQKSLETNDRNAQFKHAEAAYLLGKQLYGEKDINTANLALILAREHLQNNQEEQAEQLLLTTLNIFKSKYGENAIELAEIFILLGQSALFKVEKEINYYLDALAIAKDHEEELPYVNAQIQLDAGAALLRLGSRKSDVILAAQKYLTENLPENDKRVVSANFWAGRYYLARKKYNKAIDFFEANLRVFESLDGVTHPLELSTHAFLIDALENTGKSDQATKHCIAIGSMTPWLDDQEQTPLFRRSPKYPINYARKGKSGWVDIGFTVNEFGMVLEPKILASNGGHLFEKSALAAIETWRYAPKFEDGKPIQAYTTVRLDFKMAE from the coding sequence ATGATTTTAAAACGGACTTGTTTATCTTTAGTAATACTAGCAACTATACCATTTAGTACTAATGCAAACACAGGCGAAACCTTAAACGCCCAGTTTAAGTCCGCCTATTACTCATATCAAAAATCGTTAGAAACTAATGATAGAAATGCGCAATTTAAGCATGCTGAAGCGGCCTATCTGCTAGGCAAGCAACTCTATGGCGAAAAAGATATCAATACAGCAAACTTAGCTTTAATTTTAGCGCGAGAACACCTCCAGAACAATCAAGAGGAACAAGCTGAGCAGCTACTTTTAACGACATTAAATATTTTCAAAAGTAAATATGGAGAAAATGCCATTGAGCTTGCAGAAATATTTATCCTTTTGGGTCAATCAGCTCTCTTCAAAGTAGAAAAAGAGATAAATTATTACCTTGACGCTTTAGCTATTGCCAAGGACCATGAAGAAGAACTTCCTTATGTTAATGCGCAAATTCAATTGGATGCAGGAGCAGCATTACTTCGTCTAGGTTCTCGCAAAAGTGATGTTATTTTAGCAGCACAAAAGTATCTTACTGAAAATTTACCTGAAAACGATAAGCGAGTGGTTAGCGCTAATTTTTGGGCGGGTAGATATTATTTGGCTCGAAAAAAGTATAACAAAGCGATTGATTTCTTTGAGGCTAATTTGCGTGTATTTGAATCTCTCGACGGTGTAACTCACCCTCTAGAACTTAGTACCCATGCATTTCTAATTGACGCGTTAGAAAATACGGGAAAAAGTGATCAAGCCACGAAGCATTGTATAGCCATTGGTTCAATGACACCTTGGCTCGATGATCAAGAACAAACACCGTTGTTTAGACGCAGTCCTAAATATCCAATTAATTATGCTCGCAAAGGGAAATCAGGGTGGGTGGATATAGGCTTTACTGTTAATGAATTCGGAATGGTTTTGGAACCAAAAATATTAGCGTCTAATGGTGGCCATTTGTTTGAGAAGTCAGCTTTGGCAGCAATCGAGACATGGCGCTATGCACCTAAATTTGAAGATGGTAAGCCGATACAAGCATACACAACGGTGCGGCTCGACTTTAAAATGGCAGAATAA
- a CDS encoding APC family permease, which yields MQGANLKYRRDMGMLGVFFIVVNGLIGAGIFGLPEALYAAVGTFSPWLLLIGGLLVMTIVICFAELTKLTDKSGGPQRYVSDAFGPYPGFIVGWNFFAARLISQGANVLVLVAYAAALFPILNDGIAKVIVIIALLSTITFINVIGIKRAVTVLGTLTVLKLLPLLVLMLFGIYHASVHGSVELPKFSAVEGVALAALYAFVGFENATIPAGETKNPQRSMPHALVLGLAIVTLFYFGLQWAYSYSSIAGSGSEAPLTSLAGEYGGNIGSLLIAGTIVISVLANLTAGHTSASRMPPALADDGLLPTWFGKVSRWGTPANSIIFFGAGAILISLWDDFLALAAVSTLARLIAYIGSIIALPSLRQRAGKSRFNTTIVLTAPIALILSLWAMLQTNVTHWQTLGGVALVGTALFVIARIKQHHLCYDEG from the coding sequence ATGCAGGGTGCCAACTTAAAATATCGTCGTGACATGGGCATGCTGGGTGTATTTTTCATTGTCGTCAATGGCTTAATTGGGGCCGGTATTTTTGGACTACCTGAAGCACTCTATGCTGCTGTCGGCACCTTTTCACCTTGGTTATTACTTATTGGTGGACTACTGGTCATGACCATCGTTATCTGTTTTGCCGAACTGACGAAACTGACCGATAAGTCAGGCGGACCACAGCGCTATGTTAGTGATGCCTTTGGTCCCTACCCGGGCTTTATTGTTGGCTGGAACTTCTTTGCCGCCCGGTTGATCAGTCAAGGCGCCAATGTATTGGTTCTCGTCGCCTATGCCGCAGCGCTATTTCCAATTCTTAATGACGGTATTGCCAAAGTCATAGTGATCATTGCCTTACTCAGTACAATAACGTTTATCAACGTTATCGGTATAAAGCGCGCAGTCACCGTACTTGGTACGTTAACAGTGTTAAAGCTGTTACCTTTATTAGTATTGATGTTGTTCGGTATTTATCACGCGTCTGTACACGGCTCTGTGGAACTTCCAAAATTTAGCGCCGTCGAGGGTGTTGCCCTTGCGGCGTTGTATGCCTTCGTCGGTTTTGAAAATGCAACGATTCCAGCGGGTGAGACCAAAAACCCTCAACGGTCAATGCCCCACGCCTTGGTGCTTGGTCTTGCCATCGTAACCTTGTTCTATTTTGGCTTACAATGGGCCTACAGCTACAGCTCGATTGCAGGCAGTGGCTCTGAAGCGCCCCTGACCTCTTTGGCGGGTGAGTACGGTGGTAACATTGGCTCCCTGCTTATTGCTGGGACGATCGTCATCAGCGTCCTTGCCAACCTCACTGCAGGACACACCTCAGCGAGTCGAATGCCTCCAGCACTCGCCGATGATGGGCTATTACCTACCTGGTTTGGCAAGGTATCTCGTTGGGGTACACCTGCCAATTCGATTATATTTTTCGGTGCAGGGGCAATTTTGATCTCTCTTTGGGATGACTTTTTAGCGCTAGCCGCGGTAAGCACCTTAGCTCGGTTAATCGCTTATATCGGCTCGATAATAGCCTTACCCTCTCTTAGACAACGAGCAGGCAAGAGTCGGTTCAACACAACCATTGTGCTAACCGCTCCAATAGCTTTAATCCTTAGTCTATGGGCAATGCTGCAAACCAATGTAACGCATTGGCAAACACTGGGCGGTGTTGCTTTGGTTGGCACCGCACTGTTTGTTATTGCTCGAATAAAACAACATCACCTTTGTTACGACGAAGGTTAG
- the metG gene encoding methionine--tRNA ligase, with amino-acid sequence MSDKNRKILVTSALPYANGPIHLGHLLEYIQTDIWVRFQKMRGHEAYYVCADDAHGTPIMLKAQQLGISPEQMIEQVREEHMADFADFHIEFDNYHSTHSDENRQFAELIYNRLDENGYIKRRTISQLFDPEKQMFLPDRFVKGTCPKCGSEDQNGDNCDSCGATYSPTELVNPKSVVSGATPVMKDSEHFFFDLPAFEQMLKDWTTSGSLQEEMANKLNEWFESGLQQWDISRDAPYFGFEIPNAPGKFFYVWLDAPIGYMGSFKNLCDKKGINFDEFWQQDSEAELYHFIGKDIIYFHSLFWPAMLKGSGFRQPTSVYAHGFVTVNGTKMSKSKGTFIKGRTYLDHLNPEFLRYYFAAKLTSRIDDLDLNLEDFAQRVNSDLVGKVVNIASRCAGFISKKFDGMLSTDIDDQALANDVMAAGDSIASHYENREFGRAMREIMALADKVNEYIAVKEPWVLAKQEGKEKEVQDVCSMGINLFRILMIYLKPVLPELAQKSADFLNDELQWDGHKTLLTNHKINKFKALMQRVDMDKVNAMVDDSKENLASAQATAISGPLADDPISDEISFDDFAKVDLRVAKIVTAEHVEKADKLLRIEVDLGGEKRQIFAGIKSAYQPEDLIGKLTVVVANLAPRKMRFGMSEGMIIAAGPGGKDIFILNPDQGAEPGMRVM; translated from the coding sequence ATGAGTGATAAAAATCGCAAAATTTTGGTGACCAGTGCCCTGCCATACGCCAATGGCCCAATCCACTTAGGTCACCTTCTTGAATATATTCAAACCGATATCTGGGTGCGTTTCCAGAAGATGCGTGGTCACGAAGCATATTACGTGTGTGCTGATGACGCCCATGGCACACCAATCATGTTAAAAGCTCAACAATTGGGTATTAGCCCTGAGCAAATGATTGAGCAAGTGCGCGAAGAGCACATGGCAGATTTTGCCGATTTTCACATTGAGTTTGACAACTATCACTCAACTCACAGCGATGAAAACCGCCAGTTTGCTGAATTAATTTACAACCGCCTAGACGAAAATGGTTATATTAAGCGTCGCACCATTTCACAACTGTTCGATCCAGAAAAACAAATGTTTTTACCGGATCGCTTCGTTAAGGGCACCTGTCCTAAATGTGGTAGCGAAGATCAAAACGGTGACAACTGCGATAGCTGCGGTGCAACGTACTCGCCAACCGAGTTAGTTAATCCTAAGTCGGTGGTTTCAGGCGCAACACCGGTAATGAAAGATTCTGAGCACTTTTTCTTTGACTTACCGGCTTTTGAACAAATGCTTAAAGACTGGACTACCTCGGGTTCTCTGCAAGAAGAAATGGCAAACAAACTCAACGAATGGTTTGAGTCTGGCCTTCAGCAGTGGGACATCAGCCGCGACGCGCCATACTTTGGTTTTGAAATTCCCAATGCACCTGGCAAGTTTTTCTATGTCTGGTTAGACGCGCCTATCGGTTATATGGGTAGCTTTAAAAACCTATGTGACAAAAAGGGCATCAACTTTGATGAATTTTGGCAACAAGACTCTGAGGCTGAGCTGTACCATTTTATCGGTAAAGACATTATTTACTTCCACTCGCTGTTTTGGCCGGCGATGTTAAAAGGATCCGGTTTTAGACAACCAACATCGGTTTACGCGCACGGTTTTGTAACCGTAAACGGTACCAAAATGAGTAAATCAAAGGGTACCTTTATCAAAGGTCGTACTTATTTAGACCACTTGAACCCTGAGTTCTTGCGTTATTACTTTGCCGCCAAATTAACTAGTCGCATTGATGATTTGGATTTAAACCTTGAAGATTTTGCGCAGCGCGTAAATTCGGATCTGGTTGGTAAAGTGGTAAATATCGCCTCGCGTTGTGCCGGTTTTATCAGTAAAAAGTTTGACGGCATGCTATCGACCGATATTGACGACCAAGCGCTTGCCAATGACGTAATGGCTGCCGGTGACTCTATCGCAAGCCATTATGAAAATCGCGAGTTTGGTCGAGCGATGCGTGAAATTATGGCTTTAGCAGACAAAGTAAATGAGTACATCGCTGTTAAAGAGCCTTGGGTTTTGGCAAAACAAGAAGGCAAAGAAAAAGAAGTACAAGACGTGTGCTCTATGGGCATTAACTTGTTTAGAATCTTAATGATTTACTTAAAACCGGTATTACCAGAGCTGGCGCAAAAATCGGCTGACTTCTTAAATGATGAACTTCAATGGGACGGTCACAAAACCTTGTTGACTAACCACAAAATCAATAAATTTAAAGCGCTTATGCAGCGCGTAGATATGGATAAAGTAAACGCTATGGTTGATGATTCAAAAGAAAACTTGGCAAGTGCACAAGCCACAGCCATCAGCGGTCCGCTTGCCGATGACCCGATCAGTGATGAAATCAGCTTTGACGATTTTGCCAAAGTTGATCTGCGCGTAGCAAAAATTGTTACCGCCGAGCACGTTGAGAAAGCCGACAAGTTGCTGCGCATAGAAGTGGATTTAGGCGGAGAAAAACGTCAAATATTCGCTGGTATTAAATCGGCTTACCAACCAGAAGACTTAATTGGTAAGTTAACGGTTGTCGTTGCCAACTTAGCACCGCGTAAAATGCGTTTTGGGATGTCAGAAGGCATGATCATTGCCGCCGGTCCTGGAGGCAAAGACATCTTTATTTTAAACCCTGACCAAGGCGCAGAGCCTGGCATGCGCGTCATGTAA
- a CDS encoding dihydrolipoyllysine-residue acetyltransferase: MSIDFILPDIGEGIVECEIVEWLVAEGEHIEEDQPVCDVMTDKALVQIPAMHSGVVDKLYYAKGDIAKVHEPLFAMTPENAQAASPTAVAAQSAEQPEQASSAVTNAASGGVVEDFILPDIGEGIVECEIVEWLVQEGDVIEEDQPVVDVMTDKALVQIPAKYAGKVVTLHYAKGEIAKVHQPLFAIEIAGTVATASEQPAATQVNQAAKASEQVPAKVATADAATTNQQSSANVAQGKALASPAVRRVARELGVNIHQVPGSGPKGRVFKDDVRAFANGERAQPVATTAPVESTNNTRVEPIRGVKAAMAKAMVASVSTIPHFTYCEEIDMTKLIALRSELKEVYAKQDIKLTMMPFFMKAMSLALKQFPVMNSQPNDECTELTYFDDHNIGMAVDSKVGLLVPNVKRVQELSIVDVAKEVTRLTNDARSGRVASSDLKGGTISISNIGALGGTVATPIINKPEVAIVALGKLQTLPRFNEQGEVEARSIMQVSWSGDHRIIDGGTIARFSNLWKSFLEEPTNMLMHMA; this comes from the coding sequence ATGAGTATCGATTTTATTTTACCGGATATTGGCGAAGGCATTGTAGAGTGCGAAATCGTTGAATGGTTAGTGGCAGAAGGTGAGCACATTGAGGAAGACCAACCGGTATGTGATGTGATGACTGACAAAGCCTTGGTGCAAATTCCTGCAATGCATTCTGGCGTTGTTGACAAGCTGTATTATGCCAAGGGCGATATTGCCAAGGTGCATGAACCGCTATTTGCCATGACGCCTGAAAACGCACAGGCAGCTTCGCCAACAGCCGTTGCCGCACAGAGCGCTGAACAGCCCGAACAAGCAAGCTCTGCGGTGACCAATGCCGCATCAGGCGGAGTGGTTGAAGACTTTATTTTACCGGATATCGGCGAGGGCATTGTCGAGTGTGAAATTGTTGAATGGTTGGTTCAAGAAGGCGATGTCATAGAAGAAGACCAGCCTGTTGTTGATGTAATGACTGATAAAGCATTAGTGCAAATTCCTGCTAAATACGCCGGTAAAGTGGTTACATTACATTATGCAAAAGGTGAAATAGCGAAAGTTCACCAGCCTTTATTTGCCATTGAAATTGCCGGCACCGTAGCAACTGCGAGCGAGCAGCCAGCAGCGACTCAAGTCAACCAAGCAGCTAAGGCCTCAGAGCAAGTACCAGCGAAAGTGGCGACGGCAGACGCTGCAACAACCAATCAACAATCATCGGCAAACGTTGCTCAAGGCAAAGCGTTAGCAAGCCCTGCGGTACGCCGAGTTGCCCGTGAACTAGGTGTTAATATCCATCAAGTACCAGGCAGTGGTCCTAAAGGCCGAGTGTTTAAAGATGATGTGCGCGCCTTTGCCAATGGCGAACGCGCTCAACCAGTAGCGACAACTGCGCCAGTAGAATCAACCAATAACACCCGTGTAGAGCCTATTCGCGGAGTGAAAGCGGCGATGGCAAAAGCGATGGTAGCCTCGGTATCGACGATCCCACACTTTACCTATTGTGAAGAGATCGACATGACCAAACTGATTGCGCTGCGCAGTGAGTTGAAAGAGGTTTACGCCAAACAAGACATCAAGCTGACGATGATGCCATTTTTTATGAAAGCGATGTCGCTTGCGCTTAAGCAATTCCCGGTGATGAATTCGCAGCCTAATGACGAGTGTACCGAACTAACCTATTTTGATGACCACAATATAGGTATGGCGGTTGATTCAAAAGTTGGCCTGTTAGTACCAAACGTCAAGCGCGTTCAAGAGCTGTCTATTGTTGATGTGGCCAAAGAAGTAACACGCTTAACCAATGATGCGCGTTCAGGTCGAGTTGCGAGTAGTGATTTAAAAGGTGGCACGATCAGCATTTCAAATATTGGTGCATTAGGCGGAACAGTTGCGACGCCAATCATCAATAAACCAGAAGTGGCGATTGTCGCCTTAGGCAAGTTACAAACACTACCGCGCTTTAACGAGCAAGGCGAGGTTGAAGCCCGCTCGATTATGCAAGTGAGTTGGTCTGGCGACCACCGCATTATCGATGGTGGTACCATTGCCCGCTTCAGCAATTTGTGGAAGTCATTCCTCGAAGAGCCAACCAACATGTTGATGCACATGGCATAA
- the apbC gene encoding iron-sulfur cluster carrier protein ApbC, translating into MFKKFFSSPKKDMQLLNQVTQFLEQYQQSPFSFGLDAAMKEWQVKRDGDSICLCFTAYFACQKGIEQLATAVVEKFEIDVDVELDYHIEPVRQHGVKGVKNIIAIASGKGGVGKSTTTVNLAYALAEQGANVAILDADIYGPSIPTMLGIEGARPVSLDGKSMQPIFVNGLTAMSIGFLVSDKDATIWRGPMASSAFAQMLNETQWQTEQGDDIDYLLIDMPPGTGDIQLTLAQKVPVAGAVVVTTPQDIALKDAVKGIAMFDKVQVPVLGVIENMSYHVCEHCQHPSPLFGEGGAMRLAEQYDIEVLGQLPLHIAIREHSDQGENVITENTASEVSENYRKIAINMAAGLFYQLDAKSPQTPTITTIAE; encoded by the coding sequence ATGTTTAAAAAGTTTTTTTCATCACCCAAAAAGGACATGCAATTGCTAAATCAAGTAACTCAGTTTCTCGAACAATATCAGCAGAGCCCATTTTCGTTTGGTTTAGACGCAGCGATGAAAGAATGGCAGGTCAAGCGAGACGGCGACAGTATTTGCTTGTGTTTCACCGCCTACTTTGCTTGTCAAAAAGGCATCGAGCAGCTAGCAACAGCAGTTGTTGAGAAATTTGAAATCGATGTCGATGTTGAGCTTGATTATCACATTGAACCGGTGCGTCAGCACGGTGTTAAGGGAGTGAAAAACATTATTGCCATCGCCTCAGGTAAGGGCGGGGTAGGTAAGTCTACGACCACGGTTAATTTAGCGTATGCCCTTGCTGAGCAGGGGGCTAATGTGGCCATTCTCGATGCCGATATATACGGGCCGTCTATTCCCACTATGTTGGGTATTGAAGGTGCTCGACCGGTTTCGCTTGACGGCAAATCAATGCAACCTATTTTTGTCAATGGCTTGACCGCTATGTCAATTGGCTTTTTGGTATCTGATAAAGACGCCACCATTTGGCGAGGGCCAATGGCAAGTTCGGCATTTGCACAAATGCTTAACGAAACCCAATGGCAAACTGAGCAGGGCGATGATATCGACTATCTTCTCATTGATATGCCGCCAGGAACTGGCGACATTCAACTTACCTTGGCACAAAAAGTACCGGTTGCCGGAGCCGTTGTGGTCACCACCCCGCAAGATATCGCCCTCAAAGATGCAGTCAAAGGCATAGCCATGTTTGATAAAGTGCAGGTGCCTGTTTTAGGCGTGATTGAGAATATGAGTTATCACGTCTGTGAGCATTGCCAACATCCATCACCGCTGTTTGGTGAAGGCGGTGCTATGCGCTTAGCTGAACAATACGATATTGAGGTGTTAGGGCAGTTGCCATTGCACATAGCGATTCGCGAGCACAGCGACCAGGGCGAAAACGTAATTACTGAAAATACTGCTAGCGAAGTCAGTGAAAACTACCGTAAAATAGCGATTAATATGGCCGCTGGTTTGTTTTATCAGCTTGATGCGAAAAGTCCTCAAACACCAACGATAACGACTATCGCAGAGTAG
- the dcd gene encoding dCTP deaminase: protein MRLCDRDIIELLNQEKIKINPRPDETMISGVSVDISLGNKFRVFQDHNAPYIDLSGPKNDVQTAMNTVMSEEIHIDDGEAFFLHPGELALGVTYESVTLPADIVGWLDGRSSLARLGLMVHVTAHRIDPGWSGQVVLEFYNSGKLPLALRPKMIIAALNFETMSGEALRPYNKRVDAKYKDQQGAVASRISEDDKSA from the coding sequence ATGAGATTATGTGACCGCGATATTATTGAATTACTAAACCAAGAAAAAATTAAAATTAACCCTCGCCCAGATGAGACAATGATCTCCGGAGTAAGTGTTGATATCAGTTTAGGTAATAAGTTTCGAGTGTTTCAAGATCACAATGCACCGTATATTGATTTAAGCGGCCCTAAGAATGACGTGCAGACCGCGATGAATACAGTGATGAGTGAGGAAATCCATATTGATGATGGTGAAGCCTTTTTCTTACACCCTGGTGAGTTAGCTTTAGGCGTTACCTATGAATCGGTAACCTTACCTGCAGACATCGTTGGTTGGTTAGACGGTCGCTCGTCGTTAGCGCGTTTGGGGTTAATGGTTCACGTTACGGCGCATCGCATCGATCCGGGGTGGTCAGGGCAGGTGGTATTGGAGTTTTATAACTCAGGAAAATTACCTTTGGCTTTACGTCCGAAAATGATTATTGCCGCACTTAACTTTGAAACTATGTCAGGTGAGGCTCTTCGCCCATACAACAAACGGGTTGATGCCAAATACAAAGATCAACAAGGTGCGGTAGCAAGTCGGATTAGTGAAGACGACAAAAGTGCTTAG
- a CDS encoding murein L,D-transpeptidase family protein encodes MKVIIHIAVFILSSLIATAQANTTYHRVDLVKVDKSARVMYLMAGEDVVKQYHIALGASPKGHKVKEGDSKTPEGEYILDYKKEDSQFYRAMHISYPNAKDKARARMLGVDPGGFIMVHGQRNGDRRDAKRRQRFNWTDGCIALTNEQMDEFMALVETGTRIHIEW; translated from the coding sequence ATGAAAGTCATTATTCACATTGCCGTTTTCATTTTGTCGAGTTTAATCGCCACCGCTCAGGCCAACACCACATATCATCGCGTTGATTTAGTGAAGGTTGATAAATCCGCACGGGTGATGTATTTAATGGCTGGAGAAGACGTGGTAAAGCAATACCACATTGCACTGGGGGCATCGCCCAAAGGCCACAAGGTAAAAGAGGGAGATAGCAAAACCCCTGAAGGCGAATACATACTCGACTATAAAAAAGAGGACTCCCAGTTTTATCGTGCGATGCACATCAGTTACCCCAATGCCAAAGACAAAGCCAGAGCGCGTATGCTTGGTGTTGACCCCGGGGGCTTTATTATGGTTCACGGTCAACGCAACGGGGATCGCCGAGATGCCAAGCGCCGTCAACGCTTTAACTGGACAGATGGCTGCATTGCGCTGACCAATGAGCAAATGGATGAGTTTATGGCGCTGGTTGAAACTGGCACTCGCATTCATATTGAGTGGTAG
- the yvcK gene encoding uridine diphosphate-N-acetylglucosamine-binding protein YvcK — translation MQLKSMNVVALGGGHGLGRVLSTLSFLENKLTGVVTTTDNGGSTGKLRRRSSTIAWGDLRNCLTQLAASDSVGSQLMNFRFGGQDELTGHNLGNLILYALNDIHTRPLDSITLISNMLRVKTSVHPMSETPTDLMAFYSEGRVKVGELSVDDMVSMPDTMMLAPLVKALPETINAIKQADVIIIGPGSFLTSVVPPLLVKDISKAIKKSRAHCIYIDNIIKEESPAGQLTIDQKLAWLKHNLGFQPIDLVISENSKETSQLVKQLTCPLASDQERYFHDKDKLIGAIEQAIEILTPAPTLKTSNDVDAATHSSPKSISHVTA, via the coding sequence ATGCAATTAAAATCAATGAATGTGGTAGCGCTTGGCGGTGGCCATGGCTTAGGGCGCGTATTGTCAACACTCTCCTTTTTAGAAAACAAGCTCACTGGTGTCGTTACCACAACCGATAACGGTGGTTCAACCGGCAAACTCAGACGTCGATCAAGTACCATTGCGTGGGGCGATTTACGCAATTGTTTAACCCAGTTAGCAGCCAGTGATTCGGTTGGTAGTCAGTTGATGAACTTTCGTTTTGGCGGTCAAGACGAATTAACTGGTCACAACTTGGGGAATCTTATTTTATACGCGCTAAACGATATTCATACCCGCCCGCTCGATTCAATCACCTTGATCAGTAATATGTTGCGAGTCAAAACGAGTGTGCACCCAATGTCTGAAACGCCAACTGACCTGATGGCCTTTTACAGTGAAGGTCGCGTTAAAGTGGGCGAGCTATCGGTTGACGATATGGTGAGTATGCCAGACACAATGATGCTTGCGCCGTTGGTCAAAGCTCTGCCGGAAACCATTAATGCAATTAAACAAGCCGATGTGATTATCATTGGGCCCGGAAGCTTCTTAACGTCGGTCGTTCCTCCTCTGTTAGTTAAAGATATCAGTAAGGCGATTAAGAAAAGCCGTGCTCACTGTATTTACATCGATAATATTATCAAAGAGGAATCACCTGCCGGGCAGTTGACCATTGACCAAAAATTAGCATGGCTAAAGCACAACCTTGGCTTCCAACCAATTGATTTAGTGATCAGCGAAAATAGCAAAGAGACATCGCAGTTAGTAAAGCAACTCACCTGTCCGCTAGCGAGCGACCAAGAGCGCTACTTTCACGACAAAGACAAATTAATTGGTGCGATTGAACAAGCCATTGAGATACTAACGCCGGCGCCAACGCTAAAGACGAGTAATGACGTTGACGCGGCAACTCATTCGTCACCAAAGTCGATAAGTCACGTAACCGCTTAA
- a CDS encoding amino acid permease — protein sequence MATQKLGFWTTTSLVTGNMVGSGIFLLPAALANFGGISLFGWIISALGALSLAYVFASLARQIRGSGGPYKYAQHHFGDLMGYIVAWGYWFCVVTANAAIALALVSYLSVFIPILAADNLIATLATLAFVWILVGVNLLGLKEAGQVQLLTTLAKVIPLIAIAVVGVFFMQEQHFEPFNRSGDSIFSAVSSVAAMTMWAFLGLESANIPANDVESPEKNVPRAALLGTLIAACIYIPSTFAVLGLIAPEQLAQSNAPFADAAALLFGQWAYYAVAFIAVVSCFGTLNGWTLVVGQVPMAAAKDSLLPRVFAKTSKNGVPANAIILSSLLVSALVLMNASDNLVEQFTFVILLSTLTSLLPYLVCAIIHALMLYGGQASHKLSFASASVSLFAIVFSAWIIVNTGFDAIFWGCVLLIAGLPVYALMRRAQRLVSNEFSE from the coding sequence ATGGCAACGCAAAAATTAGGGTTTTGGACAACCACTTCATTAGTTACCGGTAACATGGTCGGTAGCGGCATCTTCTTACTACCAGCAGCATTAGCAAACTTTGGCGGCATCAGTTTATTTGGCTGGATTATCTCGGCGCTTGGGGCGTTATCTCTAGCCTATGTGTTTGCCAGTTTGGCGCGTCAGATCCGTGGCTCGGGTGGGCCTTACAAATACGCTCAGCATCATTTCGGCGATCTAATGGGCTACATTGTCGCTTGGGGCTACTGGTTTTGCGTGGTCACGGCCAATGCGGCAATCGCGCTTGCGTTAGTCAGTTACTTGTCGGTATTTATCCCTATCTTGGCGGCTGATAACCTTATCGCCACCCTGGCAACACTCGCTTTTGTCTGGATTTTAGTGGGGGTTAATTTGCTCGGTCTTAAAGAGGCGGGTCAAGTACAGCTGTTGACCACGTTAGCTAAAGTGATCCCACTGATCGCAATCGCCGTGGTAGGCGTGTTCTTTATGCAAGAGCAGCACTTTGAGCCGTTTAATCGCTCGGGTGACAGTATCTTTTCTGCAGTATCATCGGTGGCGGCCATGACCATGTGGGCGTTTTTAGGTCTTGAGTCGGCAAATATTCCCGCTAATGATGTAGAGAGCCCTGAAAAGAATGTCCCTCGTGCCGCATTATTGGGAACCTTAATTGCCGCCTGTATTTACATTCCCAGCACGTTTGCTGTACTTGGCTTAATTGCGCCCGAACAACTTGCACAATCTAATGCACCGTTTGCAGATGCGGCTGCATTGTTATTTGGTCAGTGGGCTTATTACGCGGTGGCATTTATTGCTGTGGTTTCGTGTTTTGGTACATTAAACGGTTGGACCTTGGTAGTGGGGCAAGTGCCTATGGCGGCGGCAAAAGATTCACTACTACCTAGAGTGTTTGCCAAAACTTCAAAAAATGGCGTGCCCGCTAACGCCATTATCTTATCGTCATTATTAGTCTCGGCATTGGTGTTGATGAATGCCAGCGATAACTTGGTCGAACAGTTTACGTTTGTTATTTTACTGTCCACGTTAACCAGTCTGTTACCGTATTTAGTGTGTGCGATTATTCACGCCTTGATGCTTTACGGCGGACAAGCAAGCCATAAACTTAGTTTTGCATCGGCTAGCGTATCACTCTTTGCCATTGTGTTCTCCGCTTGGATTATTGTAAATACGGGTTTTGACGCCATATTTTGGGGCTGTGTATTGCTTATAGCCGGTTTGCCTGTTTATGCCTTGATGCGGCGAGCGCAACGCTTGGTGAGTAACGAGTTTAGCGAATAA